A region from the Rheinheimera mangrovi genome encodes:
- a CDS encoding alpha/beta hydrolase family protein: protein MDLLRLIFVIFLLSPAFGIYAQAATTAQISLEDFAKKAQFLDIKISPDGKYIAATSREDSGSVFLTVIEMKTNKVVSNQYLRGKDTIGGFFWVNNERILIQVARMIGALEMPSYAGELFAVNADGSKPITLTGPRAKNAEYVFSTVAHLLPDDDEYILINSSPYNKNSPYMHLRKLNVYNGRVTPLTKMPIKSTLENSATLILDNNGVARMAIGLNPENDQELLLVHRKSEDDEWQQLAKADINGRYFTPYAFLADNKTIVGVSNTETETAAITLYNTDTHKQEIIAQHPKVDLSPVLNIVKGVPADVIGAAYSYDTNETIIFDDAVDEFSMLIRSMQKTFPSKVVNVTSMTKDGKVIVLAVSDQDSGADFYIYNKNDKKLAHLLNTTPWLKDRDMPTTKGITYQSRDGLTIHAVLTLPKNTDAKNLPLIMLPHGGPHGVRDTVSYSSDAKVLASRGYAVLQPNFRGSGGFGLSFEQAGYRNWGSTMINDMTDGVLHLAEQGMIDKSRVCTYGGSYGGYAALMSAIREPDLYKCVVGFVGVYDLNLMYTEGDIPERKSGVTYLEKVIGRDKEQLNAYSPLKQLDKLKAPVFIIHGGEDKRVPIIHANHLKAELEKRNHPYEWLVKEKEGHGFFVPENNVERWQKMLAFFEKHIGKPN, encoded by the coding sequence ATGGATCTTTTACGTCTTATTTTTGTAATTTTTCTGTTGTCACCCGCATTTGGAATTTATGCCCAGGCTGCGACTACAGCACAAATTTCTTTGGAGGATTTTGCAAAAAAAGCTCAGTTTCTGGATATAAAAATATCTCCGGACGGTAAGTATATTGCAGCAACATCCAGAGAAGATTCCGGTAGTGTATTTCTTACTGTTATTGAAATGAAGACTAATAAAGTTGTTTCTAATCAATATCTTAGGGGTAAGGATACTATAGGTGGATTTTTTTGGGTAAATAACGAGCGGATCTTAATTCAGGTGGCCAGAATGATTGGTGCACTTGAGATGCCAAGTTATGCTGGTGAGCTTTTTGCCGTCAATGCCGATGGCAGTAAGCCTATCACGCTGACTGGCCCACGAGCGAAAAATGCGGAATATGTATTTTCTACTGTTGCTCACTTGTTGCCTGATGATGATGAATATATTTTAATCAACAGCAGTCCATACAATAAAAACTCACCCTATATGCATTTGCGTAAGCTCAATGTCTATAACGGCAGAGTCACGCCTCTTACAAAAATGCCTATTAAATCAACTCTTGAGAATAGCGCTACCTTGATTTTGGACAACAATGGTGTGGCGCGGATGGCGATTGGCTTAAATCCTGAAAATGATCAGGAGCTATTGCTCGTGCATCGTAAAAGCGAAGACGACGAATGGCAACAGCTAGCCAAAGCAGATATCAATGGCCGCTATTTTACCCCTTACGCTTTTTTAGCTGACAATAAAACTATTGTGGGAGTCAGTAATACGGAAACAGAAACTGCAGCCATCACTTTATATAACACTGATACTCATAAGCAGGAAATTATTGCCCAGCATCCAAAAGTGGATCTGAGCCCTGTGCTGAATATTGTCAAAGGTGTGCCAGCAGACGTCATTGGTGCCGCTTATAGCTATGACACCAACGAAACCATTATTTTTGATGATGCCGTTGATGAATTTTCGATGTTAATTCGCTCGATGCAAAAAACTTTTCCTTCCAAAGTGGTTAATGTCACGTCGATGACAAAAGATGGCAAGGTTATCGTTCTTGCAGTGTCCGATCAGGACAGCGGGGCTGATTTTTATATTTACAATAAAAACGACAAAAAGTTAGCGCATCTGCTTAATACAACGCCATGGCTTAAAGACAGAGATATGCCTACAACAAAAGGCATTACATACCAAAGCAGGGACGGACTCACTATCCATGCTGTGTTAACTTTGCCAAAAAATACAGATGCTAAAAATTTACCATTAATTATGTTACCGCACGGTGGGCCTCATGGCGTAAGAGATACAGTGAGTTATTCATCTGATGCTAAAGTGCTGGCAAGCCGCGGCTACGCAGTATTACAACCTAACTTCAGGGGATCCGGTGGTTTTGGTCTGAGTTTTGAACAGGCCGGTTACCGCAACTGGGGCTCTACTATGATTAATGACATGACAGACGGTGTCTTACATTTAGCAGAGCAAGGTATGATAGATAAGTCAAGAGTTTGTACTTATGGCGGTTCATACGGTGGTTATGCCGCTCTTATGAGTGCGATCCGTGAGCCTGATCTGTATAAATGTGTTGTTGGTTTTGTGGGTGTTTACGACTTAAACCTGATGTACACAGAGGGTGATATTCCTGAGCGTAAGTCTGGTGTTACCTATCTTGAGAAAGTTATTGGGCGTGATAAAGAGCAGTTAAATGCTTATTCGCCGCTCAAACAACTGGACAAGCTGAAAGCGCCTGTCTTTATCATACATGGTGGTGAAGACAAACGAGTTCCTATTATTCATGCGAACCATTTAAAGGCTGAGCTTGAAAAGCGTAATCATCCTTATGAATGGTTGGTGAAAGAGAAAGAGGGCCATGGCTTCTTCGTTCCTGAGAATAACGTTGAACGTTGGCAGAAAATGTTAGCTTTCTTTGAAAAGCACATTGGAAAACCGAATTAA
- a CDS encoding CBS domain-containing protein encodes MSKVQDIFQREFPRLQQDDTIVQAVQQLRQFNLTGAPVFNKENNLVGYLSEQDCLTAMLHASYFCSLHNTIAQVMSKKVVTVQASDSVVDSAVIFTSLHLHQLPVLENGLVVGVLNRGQVVRALEATLGDCYGGHAKEEAA; translated from the coding sequence ATGAGCAAAGTACAAGATATATTCCAGCGTGAATTTCCACGCCTGCAACAAGACGATACGATAGTACAGGCTGTGCAGCAACTGCGACAGTTTAACCTGACCGGTGCACCAGTGTTTAATAAAGAAAATAACCTGGTCGGTTATTTGTCTGAGCAAGACTGCTTAACCGCTATGTTACACGCCAGCTACTTCTGTAGCCTGCACAATACCATTGCTCAGGTAATGAGCAAAAAGGTGGTCACTGTACAGGCTTCTGACAGTGTGGTGGATAGTGCAGTGATCTTTACCAGCCTACATTTGCATCAGTTGCCTGTGCTTGAGAACGGCTTGGTGGTTGGGGTGTTGAATAGAGGTCAGGTGGTTAGAGCATTAGAGGCTACACTTGGGGATTGTTATGGCGGACATGCGAAGGAAGAAGCCGCATGA
- the rimI gene encoding ribosomal protein S18-alanine N-acetyltransferase, which yields MPLIRSATPADIPAMLQIEQSANSHPWSEGTFSTCFGERYFNAVLMDDNDAILGFYIGEKVVVEASLFNIGVAPKAQGQGYGQQLMQHFIAQAQDLEALDCWLEVRQSNANAIKLYEKCGFIQTGLRPNYYPTATGREDAILMALPLG from the coding sequence ATGCCGTTAATACGTAGTGCCACCCCTGCCGATATCCCTGCGATGCTGCAGATAGAACAAAGCGCCAATAGCCATCCCTGGTCGGAAGGCACCTTTAGCACCTGCTTTGGCGAGCGTTATTTTAATGCGGTACTGATGGATGATAACGATGCCATTTTGGGTTTTTACATAGGCGAAAAAGTCGTAGTAGAAGCCAGTTTATTTAATATTGGCGTGGCGCCAAAAGCTCAGGGTCAGGGTTATGGCCAGCAACTGATGCAGCACTTTATTGCACAGGCCCAGGATTTAGAAGCACTGGACTGCTGGCTGGAAGTCCGTCAATCCAACGCCAATGCCATTAAACTCTATGAAAAATGTGGTTTTATTCAAACAGGTTTACGCCCCAATTATTACCCTACGGCAACGGGCCGTGAAGACGCTATTTTGATGGCTTTGCCCTTAGGCTAA
- the prfC gene encoding peptide chain release factor 3: MTTELFLEEINKRRTFAIISHPDAGKTTITEKVLLFGQLIQKAGTVKGKKSGQYATSDWMEMEKERGISVTTSVMQFPYADCLVNLLDTPGHEDFSEDTYRTLTAVDSCLMVIDGAKGVEDRTIKLMEVTRLRDTPIVTFMNKMDRDIRDPIDLLDEVENVLKIACAPITWPIASGKEFKGVYHIYRDEIILYKSGMGHTIQELDVIKGINNPELDKRVGYYAEQLREEMELVKGASHEFDLELFRKGELTPVFFGTALGNFGVDHMLDGLTEWAPAPQHRATTSRVVEPSEPAFTGFVFKIQANMDPKHRDRVAFLRICSGKYEKGMKMHHVRIGKDMLVPQALTFLAGDREHVEEAFPGDIIGLHNHGTIQIGDTFTSGEKFNFTGIPNFAPELFRRIRLRDPLKQKQLLKGLVQLSEEGAVQVFRPLDNNDLIVGAVGVLQFDVVVHRLKSEYNVDAIYESVNVTTARWVYSDDQKAMAEFKNKASTNLALDGGDNLTYLAPTMVNLNLSIERYPKIKFHKTREH; this comes from the coding sequence ATGACTACCGAACTGTTTTTAGAAGAAATTAACAAACGCCGCACTTTTGCGATCATCTCTCACCCGGATGCCGGTAAAACCACTATCACTGAAAAAGTGTTGTTGTTTGGACAGTTGATCCAAAAGGCAGGTACGGTCAAAGGTAAAAAGTCTGGCCAATACGCTACCTCCGACTGGATGGAAATGGAGAAAGAGCGGGGCATCTCGGTCACGACATCTGTGATGCAATTCCCTTATGCGGATTGCTTAGTCAACCTGCTTGATACGCCAGGTCACGAAGACTTCTCGGAAGATACCTACCGTACTTTAACAGCAGTAGATTCCTGCTTAATGGTCATAGACGGCGCTAAAGGTGTTGAAGACCGTACTATTAAGCTAATGGAAGTCACACGTTTACGCGACACGCCTATTGTGACCTTTATGAACAAAATGGATCGTGATATTCGTGATCCTATTGATTTGTTAGATGAAGTTGAAAACGTATTAAAAATCGCCTGTGCTCCTATTACCTGGCCAATAGCTTCAGGTAAAGAGTTCAAAGGTGTCTATCACATTTACCGTGATGAAATTATTTTATACAAATCAGGTATGGGCCATACCATCCAGGAATTGGATGTGATTAAAGGCATTAACAATCCTGAGCTGGATAAAAGAGTAGGTTATTACGCTGAGCAGCTGCGGGAAGAAATGGAACTGGTCAAAGGCGCCAGCCATGAGTTTGATTTAGAGTTGTTCCGTAAAGGCGAGCTGACACCAGTATTTTTTGGTACAGCTTTAGGTAACTTTGGTGTCGACCATATGCTGGACGGTTTAACCGAATGGGCACCTGCACCACAACACCGTGCGACTACCAGTCGTGTGGTTGAACCTTCAGAACCAGCTTTTACCGGTTTTGTCTTTAAAATTCAGGCCAACATGGATCCTAAGCACCGCGACCGTGTGGCTTTTTTACGCATCTGTTCAGGTAAATATGAAAAGGGCATGAAAATGCACCATGTGCGTATTGGCAAAGACATGCTGGTACCTCAGGCATTAACCTTTTTAGCCGGTGATCGTGAGCATGTGGAAGAAGCTTTTCCAGGCGATATCATAGGTTTACATAACCACGGCACTATTCAGATTGGTGATACTTTTACCTCTGGTGAAAAGTTTAACTTCACAGGTATTCCAAACTTTGCACCTGAGTTATTCCGCCGCATTCGTTTACGCGACCCACTGAAACAAAAGCAACTGCTCAAAGGTTTAGTGCAGTTGTCTGAAGAAGGCGCCGTGCAGGTATTCCGTCCGCTGGATAACAACGATTTGATTGTAGGCGCCGTAGGTGTGCTGCAGTTTGACGTGGTGGTGCACCGTTTAAAATCTGAATACAACGTCGACGCGATTTACGAGAGCGTTAACGTGACGACCGCGCGTTGGGTCTACAGCGATGATCAGAAAGCCATGGCCGAGTTTAAAAACAAAGCCAGTACCAACTTAGCACTGGACGGTGGCGATAACCTGACGTATCTGGCACCTACTATGGTGAACCTGAACTTGTCGATAGAGCGTTATCCGAAGATCAAATTCCATAAGACCCGTGAACATTAA
- the argS gene encoding arginine--tRNA ligase, which yields MNIKELLSAKTQAAMVALGLPADTNTAVTISTKVEFGDYQINGAMAAAKLLKTNPRALAQQLVQQLDLADMAEKVEIAGPGFINVTLRKDWLAAQLVGASQNPRLTLSANPAPQTVVVDYSAPNLAKEMHVGHLRSTIIGDAVVRCLEFWGDKVIRQNHMGDWGTQFGMLIAHLEDKLAAGIDLEQVALADLEDFYREAKKRFDDEAGFADKSRDYVVKLQSGDAHCQKLWQLFIDTSIKHSDDVYKTLKVTLGHEHIKPESAYNSMLQPIVDGLKQQGLAVESEGALVVFLQELADKEGNPSPFIVQKTGGGFLYATTDLAACQYRSFDLAADRIVIFTDARQALHFKQVELVARKAGLLKEHVAYDHCPFGTMMGEDGKPFKTRTGGTVKLAELLEEAVVRARAVVEQKSSDLSTEEMAEVARKVGIGAVKFADLSKNRTSDYVFSWDAMLSFEGATAPYLQYAYTRVSGILRRAGIDESFVAPLMLVEEQEKQLAVKLLRLEETLQAVMKDAVPNLLCNYLYELSSQFMSFYEACPILKEGIEPDLKNSRLMLSILVARTLKQGLDLLGIEVMERM from the coding sequence ATGAATATCAAAGAATTATTATCTGCAAAAACTCAGGCCGCTATGGTGGCTTTAGGTTTGCCTGCCGATACCAATACAGCAGTCACCATCAGTACTAAAGTTGAATTTGGTGATTATCAAATTAACGGCGCTATGGCGGCTGCCAAGTTATTAAAAACCAATCCGCGTGCTTTGGCGCAGCAGCTGGTGCAACAACTGGATTTGGCCGATATGGCTGAAAAAGTAGAGATTGCAGGCCCGGGTTTTATTAACGTCACTTTACGTAAAGACTGGTTAGCCGCACAGTTGGTGGGCGCTTCACAAAACCCACGTTTAACTTTAAGCGCAAATCCGGCACCACAAACAGTAGTAGTGGATTACTCAGCGCCCAACCTGGCAAAAGAGATGCACGTTGGCCATTTGCGTTCCACTATTATTGGCGACGCCGTCGTGCGCTGTCTGGAGTTCTGGGGTGATAAAGTCATTCGTCAGAACCATATGGGCGACTGGGGTACGCAGTTTGGTATGTTGATTGCTCATCTGGAAGACAAGCTGGCGGCTGGTATCGACTTAGAACAAGTCGCCTTAGCAGATTTGGAAGACTTCTACCGCGAAGCGAAAAAACGTTTTGACGATGAAGCAGGTTTTGCTGATAAGTCACGTGACTATGTGGTGAAACTACAAAGTGGCGATGCTCATTGCCAAAAGTTATGGCAGCTGTTTATCGATACTTCTATTAAACACAGCGATGATGTCTATAAAACCTTAAAAGTGACTTTAGGCCATGAGCATATCAAGCCAGAAAGTGCTTATAACTCTATGCTGCAGCCTATAGTCGATGGCTTAAAGCAACAGGGTTTAGCCGTAGAAAGTGAAGGCGCTTTAGTGGTGTTTTTACAGGAATTGGCAGATAAAGAAGGCAACCCTTCGCCTTTTATCGTGCAAAAAACCGGTGGTGGTTTCCTCTATGCCACTACAGATTTAGCGGCTTGTCAGTACCGTAGTTTTGATTTAGCTGCCGATCGCATTGTGATTTTTACCGATGCCCGTCAGGCGCTGCACTTTAAACAAGTGGAATTGGTGGCCCGTAAAGCGGGTTTGCTAAAAGAGCATGTCGCGTATGATCACTGCCCCTTTGGTACCATGATGGGTGAAGACGGTAAGCCGTTTAAAACCCGTACTGGTGGCACTGTCAAACTGGCTGAGTTGTTAGAAGAAGCTGTAGTGCGGGCTCGGGCCGTGGTTGAGCAAAAATCGTCCGATTTAAGCACGGAAGAAATGGCTGAAGTGGCACGTAAAGTTGGTATAGGTGCAGTAAAGTTTGCGGACTTATCGAAAAACCGCACCAGTGATTATGTGTTTAGCTGGGATGCCATGTTAAGTTTTGAAGGTGCCACAGCCCCTTACCTGCAATATGCTTATACCCGTGTCAGCGGTATTTTGCGCCGCGCCGGTATCGACGAGAGCTTTGTGGCTCCGCTGATGTTGGTGGAAGAGCAGGAAAAGCAGTTAGCCGTCAAACTGTTACGTTTAGAAGAAACCCTACAGGCCGTGATGAAAGATGCGGTACCTAACCTGCTGTGTAATTACCTGTACGAGTTATCCAGTCAGTTTATGAGTTTCTACGAAGCTTGCCCTATTTTAAAAGAAGGCATTGAACCAGACCTGAAAAACAGCCGTTTAATGCTGAGTATTCTGGTGGCCCGTACTTTAAAACAAGGCTTAGACTTATTAGGTATCGAGGTGATGGAGCGGATGTAA
- the pdxH gene encoding pyridoxamine 5'-phosphate oxidase, translating to MKIADIRRSYTMDKLDLDKLNADPFLQFEAWLKDAVAAELPDPTAMCVATVDASGQPSQRLVLLKDVSGQGFVFYTNLGSRKASELEQNPKVSLHFPWHPLERQVIVYGTAERVPTSQVMSYFLSRPKESQLAAWASEQSRPVSTRQVLMQKFAEIKHKFEQGEVPVPSFWGGFLVKPHQIEFWQGGEHRLHDRFMYKQQADSSWAIERLCP from the coding sequence ATGAAAATTGCTGATATTCGCCGTAGTTACACCATGGATAAACTGGATCTGGATAAGCTCAATGCCGATCCTTTTTTACAGTTTGAAGCTTGGTTAAAAGACGCTGTAGCGGCCGAGTTACCGGATCCGACCGCTATGTGCGTCGCTACAGTGGATGCATCAGGTCAGCCATCACAACGTCTGGTGCTGCTCAAAGATGTCAGCGGCCAGGGTTTTGTGTTTTACACCAACTTAGGCAGCCGTAAAGCCTCTGAGCTGGAGCAGAACCCTAAGGTCAGTCTGCATTTTCCATGGCATCCATTGGAGCGTCAGGTCATTGTTTATGGCACGGCAGAACGGGTTCCGACCAGTCAGGTGATGAGTTATTTCTTATCCCGGCCAAAAGAGAGTCAGCTGGCAGCCTGGGCTTCAGAGCAAAGCAGGCCTGTGTCGACCCGTCAGGTGCTGATGCAAAAGTTTGCTGAAATTAAACATAAATTTGAGCAGGGCGAAGTGCCGGTTCCCTCTTTTTGGGGCGGCTTTTTGGTCAAACCTCATCAGATTGAATTCTGGCAAGGGGGCGAGCATCGGCTGCATGACCGCTTTATGTACAAGCAGCAAGCAGACAGCAGCTGGGCCATAGAGCGTTTATGTCCATAA
- a CDS encoding TatD family hydrolase, with the protein MSIIHPSQAADTRPVLFDSHCHLDLPELLPDLGLHLANAKAVGVEGFLVPAVQSSAWLPLLELKQQYGFYIALGVHPWWASQSEFYALQGLEALAALPQVSAIGEIGLDFALDEHSFALQRQCFEAQLQLAAKLKKPVILHHCKSQNELLQVIKQQQFSQGGILHAFSGSFAQGKAFIDMGFKLGIGGTITYERAEKTRKAVKQFPLDALVLETDSPSMPLNGFQGEINTPAQLPLVLKELAELRGENQQQIAQVLCNTAIQLFQT; encoded by the coding sequence ATGTCCATAATTCATCCTTCACAGGCCGCAGATACGCGGCCTGTATTATTTGATAGCCACTGCCATCTGGATTTGCCAGAGTTATTGCCTGATCTCGGTTTACATCTGGCCAACGCCAAAGCTGTGGGCGTGGAAGGCTTTTTAGTGCCGGCAGTGCAATCGTCCGCCTGGTTGCCTTTGCTGGAATTAAAGCAGCAATATGGTTTTTACATCGCTTTAGGCGTACATCCCTGGTGGGCAAGCCAATCAGAATTTTATGCACTGCAAGGACTTGAGGCTTTGGCAGCCTTACCGCAAGTCAGTGCTATAGGTGAAATAGGACTGGATTTTGCTTTGGATGAACACAGTTTTGCTTTGCAACGACAGTGTTTTGAGGCTCAGTTGCAGCTGGCAGCCAAGTTGAAGAAACCTGTGATTTTGCATCATTGTAAATCACAAAATGAATTACTGCAGGTTATTAAACAGCAGCAGTTTAGCCAAGGAGGCATTTTGCATGCGTTTTCAGGCAGCTTTGCGCAAGGCAAAGCCTTTATTGATATGGGCTTTAAGCTTGGCATTGGCGGAACTATTACTTACGAGCGTGCTGAGAAAACCCGCAAGGCAGTAAAACAATTTCCGCTCGACGCTTTAGTGCTGGAAACCGATTCACCTTCGATGCCGCTAAATGGTTTTCAAGGTGAAATCAATACACCTGCCCAGTTGCCTTTGGTGCTGAAAGAGCTGGCAGAGTTAAGAGGCGAAAATCAGCAGCAAATTGCACAAGTGTTGTGTAATACTGCGATTCAGTTGTTTCAAACCTAA
- the serB gene encoding phosphoserine phosphatase SerB: MSFYYKIDPNSFADNSLVQWLTAQGAVQMHASGFYQSEREAPDSVSAPEFWTGLVKGQSTASLRIFSGSCTLSQLFAVLQLLPADAAYCLSLYRPHTELALAVRIDLPQALSSAQILALRQLSEDWTAELVYLPAPVFLKQPGVLVMDMDSTAIQIECIDEIAKLAGVGEQVAAVTARAMNGELDFAQSLRQRVATLKDAPESILKQVLDAVPLMPGLEALVAFLQQHQWQVVIASGGFTYFTEALKQRLQLTATFANQLEIIDDKLTGQVLGAVVDAQTKADVVQQIASQYQIQSSQTVAIGDGANDLPMLAVAALGVAFHAKPKVQAQAKAAIRQGSLLQLLYLLES; this comes from the coding sequence TTGAGCTTTTATTATAAGATTGACCCAAACTCCTTTGCTGACAACAGTTTAGTTCAGTGGCTGACTGCACAAGGCGCAGTACAAATGCATGCTTCAGGCTTTTATCAAAGCGAACGCGAAGCGCCTGACTCTGTTTCAGCTCCAGAATTCTGGACTGGATTAGTCAAAGGACAAAGCACGGCCAGCCTGCGGATCTTTTCCGGCAGCTGTACGCTATCGCAGCTTTTCGCTGTGCTGCAGTTATTGCCTGCAGATGCGGCATATTGCTTAAGTTTGTATCGTCCTCACACTGAGTTAGCCTTGGCTGTGCGTATCGATTTACCGCAAGCCTTAAGCTCAGCGCAAATTCTGGCCTTACGCCAGTTAAGTGAAGACTGGACTGCAGAGCTGGTCTACTTGCCAGCACCAGTGTTTTTAAAGCAACCTGGTGTGCTGGTGATGGATATGGATTCCACTGCTATTCAGATAGAGTGCATTGATGAAATTGCCAAACTGGCAGGTGTTGGTGAACAAGTGGCAGCTGTAACTGCCCGAGCTATGAATGGCGAACTGGATTTTGCGCAAAGCTTACGTCAGCGTGTCGCCACACTGAAAGACGCACCAGAGAGTATTTTGAAACAAGTGCTGGATGCTGTGCCTTTGATGCCGGGTTTAGAAGCCTTAGTGGCATTCTTACAGCAACATCAATGGCAAGTAGTGATCGCGTCCGGTGGTTTTACCTATTTTACTGAAGCTTTGAAGCAACGTTTACAATTGACGGCTACTTTTGCTAATCAACTGGAAATCATCGATGACAAGCTGACAGGGCAGGTGTTGGGGGCTGTAGTGGATGCCCAGACCAAAGCGGATGTGGTGCAACAGATTGCCAGTCAGTATCAAATCCAGTCCAGTCAGACTGTGGCTATTGGCGATGGTGCCAACGACTTGCCTATGTTGGCAGTTGCTGCTCTTGGAGTGGCTTTTCATGCCAAACCTAAGGTGCAGGCACAGGCCAAAGCCGCGATACGGCAAGGTTCGTTATTGCAGCTGTTGTATTTACTGGAAAGCTGA
- a CDS encoding alpha/beta hydrolase family protein, with the protein MQHQQSSEWLTVADYQLHLRQLTPNHSESAYPILMLHGAIENSRIFYNEKGRGLGCFLADRGFDVTCADFAGRGLSSPQASRHFNHSQQQLICLDVPALINYLQQQYQQPVVVMAHSWAGVVLAASLARFPALLPKVKAIITFGSKRVISVGGFKKRLHIDLVWNRLSPLLCLLYGYLPAKQWRFGADNEPAQYLLDTIGWIRGQAFVDPTDGFDYAAACADVNWPVSWHFAAINDQLLGHPLDVQAFLAETGLNSGRYSLLGKAQGHQQDYDHISMLTHPSAGADHFAELELWLKQI; encoded by the coding sequence ATGCAACACCAGCAAAGCTCAGAATGGCTGACGGTCGCTGATTATCAGCTGCATTTGCGGCAGTTAACACCGAATCATTCAGAGTCAGCTTATCCAATACTGATGCTACATGGCGCTATTGAAAACAGCCGGATTTTTTACAATGAAAAGGGCCGGGGTTTGGGCTGCTTTCTGGCCGATCGTGGTTTTGACGTCACTTGCGCTGATTTTGCTGGCCGTGGTTTATCCAGTCCTCAAGCGAGCAGGCATTTTAATCACAGTCAGCAACAACTGATTTGTCTGGATGTTCCGGCTTTAATTAATTATTTGCAGCAGCAGTATCAACAGCCTGTAGTAGTGATGGCGCATTCCTGGGCTGGTGTGGTGTTGGCGGCAAGTTTAGCGCGTTTTCCTGCGCTGCTGCCTAAGGTCAAAGCCATCATTACCTTTGGCTCCAAACGGGTGATTAGTGTAGGTGGTTTTAAAAAGCGGCTGCATATTGATTTGGTCTGGAATAGGCTTTCGCCGCTGCTGTGTCTTTTGTATGGTTATTTACCGGCAAAACAGTGGCGTTTTGGCGCGGACAACGAACCAGCTCAGTATTTACTGGATACCATTGGCTGGATCCGTGGTCAGGCTTTTGTTGATCCAACTGACGGTTTTGACTATGCCGCAGCGTGCGCCGATGTGAACTGGCCAGTTAGCTGGCATTTTGCTGCCATTAACGATCAGCTGTTAGGACATCCGCTGGATGTGCAGGCATTTCTGGCGGAAACTGGCTTAAACTCAGGGCGTTATAGCTTGCTGGGTAAAGCGCAGGGCCATCAGCAGGATTATGATCATATCTCGATGCTGACTCATCCCAGTGCTGGTGCAGACCATTTTGCTGAACTTGAGTTGTGGTTAAAGCAGATATAG